A stretch of DNA from Chionomys nivalis chromosome 14, mChiNiv1.1, whole genome shotgun sequence:
AATGGAATTCTGGACTGTATAAATTGAGCATGAATATTCATtattctctgcttctttcctcctaatgcaatgtgaccagctgcctcaaagATTCCCACAGAGGCTATGGCATACTGTACCATCGAACTGTAGACCAAAAAGACCTCTTCCTGTAACATTCTGTTTGATAGGGTGTGTTAATAAAACAACAGGATaagtaacagagaaaaaaattggcATCAAGCAGTGGGCCTGTTACTGTCATGAATCTAActatgatgaaaaaaaaaatctcttggtCTTGCACATTACCCTTTTATATGATATCACATTCTATTTGCTAAAAATACTGTCTACTGTTTTTTCAGATTcatctttatttatgtgtatgtccgTGTATATGGTAGAGTGTATGCTGTGTGTGCGGGCGCCACAAGAATCCAGAAAAAGGTACTggatccttggaactggagttacagatggttgtacaGTGTCTACTGTGGGTGCTCAGAAATGAGCACTGACTCTATaaaggagcagcaagtgctttatacCATcaatcatctttccagcccatgcTTAGGCCTCTTGCATCACgatttattcaaaatattgtttgtgattttattttcatgtaatatCTTTTGGTTTTGTGTCAAAGAAATGACAGCCTAATAGAATGGAtttctaattatttattattctttaatttgGTAAATTTTTTATACAATTTTTATTCCTCTGTAAATATAGTTTGGTGCTGTTCACAAGTGACATTGAATGGGCCTGAAATTTTTTTAGTATTaggtaaaacattaaaaaagttaaatgtgtgtatgtttgtgtgtgtgtgtaagtatgtgcatgctgtggtacatgtgtgcaggtcagaggacaaccatcaggagtcaattctctctttctaccctgtgggtcctgggagttgATCTCAGGTTGTAAGACTTAGTGGTAGTTAGTGGTAGGCATCTTTACCGATAGATTCATCTTACTGGCTCTAGTAGGTTTAAACTATGAATCTGACAAAAATTGATATATAGGATCCAGTAAGATGACTCATGTGTTCAGTGTACAGAGCAGTTTCAGACAagaactttattcattaatcttAATGTGTGTTAAATTACCAAATAATATATAgataaaagagaaatattaaCAGAAAATGTACTCTATGCTGTACTCatttataaggaaaaatattCATAGCATGAGTCAAGAAAGCTTTCTTGAATTCAGAAAAATCTCATTTCTAGTTGATCTAGGCATAAATTCAAGACAATCTAGATTCTATACTGAAGTCTCTACTACATTGATTGTGAATGTAAAGAATAAAAGGGAAACCAGATCAAAATACACCAAGTTCAAGATCTAGAGTTCTTTAAATAGTCCAGGTTAGTTTATATCACTTGAAATAGAAGATACATATATATCAACTTCATTTACTCCACTCAATCCATTTTACTATCTTTATATAAGTCTCTTATATATAGCTTGAATAGGACTGTTAGAAAGGCGTactggctgtggtccagctagttcaACAATAGATGTCTACCAATGGAAGTTCCAAGAATCCAgatggatgtctcagctggtcttctgtatatgcATAGTCAACTTTTCAACCAAGAGTATCCACTACTGATGCTCATCGTCCTACAAATAAAGCCTTTTTAAGGAGGGGAAACAAAAAGTCAGCATGACCCCAGGTTAGCATATCCTATATTTCCGATGAATAACGACTCTTGAACATTCTCAATGATATTTCTGACAACTCACCCCACAAACCTCACACCCCAGACCAGTTAGAACACGattcagaagccagagagcatAAGTGTCTGTAAATACCACTGTCTTTCAGGAAAAAATCTAATGCTAGCATTTCTGGGTCTGTGCAGGAAGAGAACTTCCAGCAGCAGTGACTCCGGTTCACTGTAGACTGTGAAAACCCTATGTTGAAACCACGATCACCCAGAATATCAGAGAAACATGGAGTGAATGTTGTTCCCCTGAGAAGGGGCGAGGAGAGGAAACTGAGCCTGTAATTCTATTTGTAGCCCAATGCTTTACCCAGGCTTCATTGGTCCTGAAACTCCCAATATCTTTACCATCACTTAGAGGTTCAATAGAGCCTCACTATCTGCAGAAACAGAGTTGGAAGAAAGGTTTCACTCAATAAGACAGCCTGACATTCCCTCAAACTTGCTTTGATAATCAAGGATTATCAAAACCATAGCAAAGTCTACTGTTGTCAGAATGCTTATAGATTGGATATAGGCTAGGGTGGAGCTTCAAGGCTCCAAGTATAGACAATGTTAGCATATCAACTTAGAAATGTTTTGCAAAATAGATGAAATTCGTGTTGTTGTGGGATGTTCATCACAGATGACCATTCAGACATGTGTTTAAgctaataaaatgtcttttttagCTGGCTGGTGACTACACTGTGTGTTTGCTATCTCAGTGCAGTCCCAAGCTTTTCTCAGAGTTTTTAAGCACAAACCCACACTGGGTTGACATACTTAGTTAACAAGAACAAATAGTCAGCAGCAGAACCATAAAAGCagaaaagcaaggttagtacatttaatGACTTTCCTAGCATTGTGGATTTTGGTAaatcaggcattttttttttttttttggttttggtatgAAGTTGGTTGTGTTGCCTATGTGCTAAGTTGTGTGGCCTGAACGGTAATTGCATCATGGTGTCAGCTGTGCTAAGAGGTCTGTGAGCCTGTTACAATGTTAAAATACATACTAAAATGGAGAACTTTAAAGACTTGGTGAATCAAATATAAGTTATAGGAATGTTGGTTGTAATTATTAAAAAGTTTAGTATAAATCTAGCTGTGAGCTATGATGCTCAAATACGAAATGGATTTCAGGTGCTTAGAtggctttctgtgggttctgtgggtctgaactcaggtcttcagagtTGTAAGGCaagtgagccacctctccagcccagttatGGCTTTTCCCGTGGTGTTACTATGAAGAGAGGACATAAGTGTGAAACTCAAGGTTATAGAGGAGTCGCAGCAGCAACTGGGGGCAGCTAGTCCTCCTCCATCCACAGTAAGAAAGCAGAGCGCaatgcatgagtgcaggtgtgctGCGGCTTAGCCTCCCTTTCCATATACACAGTCAGGGATCAGCAGCTAGGGATTGgggccacccacagtgggtagtGCTTCTCACCTCAATTAACATAAGCAAAATAGTTTCCCAGGTACAAGTCCAGCAGTTCATCTCCCATGTGATTCTATAATCTGTCGATCAAACCACCCACCACAATGTTAAACCTAAAAATGGGTGTTgatttatatgaaataaattcagataaaaGGACAATTCATAGATCTGAGCGTTTATTCAAAGTGAGAAGATGTTTTTAGCTTTAAGCATATTTGATCTCCTTGCTACAGCTAATGTGGATATATGATCACTAAGTGTGAATAAAATTTAGATGGCATGAATAACCAACCCATTATGTTGTTTTGCAATATCAGTGcccttttttttctgtcattgatTCTGAATTTTGACAGCTACAAGATTTTAGCCTAATCAGACACCAAGTTATTTTTTACACATATCTCTCTGAGAAGAGCATTAGCATCATCTGTCACCATGTCAAGGAAACAAAATTTCAGGTAAAACAATTCTTTAACATAAACATTCTTAGCAAATAGGTTAGTCAAACAGAACTCCTTATAAAGTCTTGAAAGTCTTTCTTGtattgtttcttcctttgtagtTTCAAACACATGAGGAGATTTCATCTTTGCCTTGAGCTGATCCACCGACACTTGCCAGTCCTCAGCCAAACCCTCCAAGGATGCATCATCCACTCCAAAGACAACTCGATAGTAGTTCATACTTTTCCTAAGATTCTCCACATCTTTGCCCATTAAGAGGGTCAGTGAAGGGATCATATTGAGAAAGTCAGTCGCAAAGGCTTCGAGGCAAATCCTCTGCTTCAGGAACTGCCGCTTCCTTTCAATGGCCGCATCTGTAATATTAGGCAATGAGAGCATAAAATTGTGTCGTTTGTGTACAGGGAGAGCATTCATAATCTTGTCCATCAGGATTTGGAAATCATAGTCAGATAAGATTTTATTAGAGATCAAGAAGATAGGTGGTACTTCAACGTTATTCTCCTCAAAGGTCCTCACACAGCTGCTGCGGATCTGCTGCAGGACCGTTTCTCTGTCAAAAGTTCGTGGTTTGAATTCCATCTCATTTTTTAAGTCAGAGTCCACCTTGGTTCTCACGAAATAGAAATCCTTCTTCATCATGCTGATTGCTTTGGCAAGGTCTATATCATTTTTCTTAAAGCGTGTGGCAGAAACAATGATGAAGAAATCATACTCATTGAATTTCATTTTCTCCAGATAATCTTTGGGTGGGAAATTTGTGGTTCCAATCCCAGGCATGTCCCAAAAAACCACATTGGGAATATTGGGGTGGGTGTAGGGATGTCTCTCCATGGTTGTTTCCACCACACCTATTTTAGCTGCATTTTTATCTTCATGCCCAACCCCTCTCAGGACATTGATGAAGCTGGACTTCCCTGATCCAGTCTCTCCGGTCACAGCAACATTGAGTGGGGTGCTATCAATTTCTTTTAATGCATTAGTGATCGAAGAGTTTGCCCCCTGCATGTTTCCTTGCGACAGGCTTAACTCAATTGAAGCTATGGTTTCCTGAGGGATGATTTTGCTTCCTACCTtgaacttcttaaaatattctttaaagctGGAGGCCAAATCTTCGTGGCGCTCATCCTTAGATGAAGAGAACAGTTGACCCATGACTGTGAGCAACTAATGGCActgatggaaagaaggaagagtcaggaggatGTTTATGAAATTTAAGATCTACATTTTATCAAATTTCAAGTATATTGCCACATACCATCCTTAATGATTGCAGTCCTGCATCTGATCTCCCACTGTGATCATTTTACACATCTGAGACTTTGTGTCCCTTGACTAACATCATCCTATTTCCCTCTCCCACAGTTTTGCTCATCACCCTGCCTTCCACCTCTATGAGTTTGGCTTCTCTAGAGTTCACCAATAAGTGACACAGTAGGGCCATTCTTTCTGCAGGATCTGAAACCATCACATGAGACTTTAATGTTTTAGTCTCCATTGTCTATTTGCAGATCCATCTTAACATTCAGtctgttctgtgtctctgtcccatGTAGACTTCATCACCAGAGGCCCCTCACATTACAGATTCGAATACAACTCAGCTGTCTTTGGTCATGGCCTCCATGTTGGTTTCCATGTCTGACTGTACCtgcttctttcattctttatcaTCTGTGCTACTTGGCCTTTGTGAACTGTTCAGTACTCATGgtattttcaagaaaaatattttcttcttattcctcTTCTTAGATCTGCTATTGGCCCCTCACACTTTCAAGCCTCTGGTTTCACACAGTCCCTTATTTATCTTCTCGGCATGTCTAACTTTCTAAATTTGCTCTGTAAGTGAAGtctttttatttgaacatttaTTCATGAACCCTTCCTGATCTATAAATATAACACTTTTCCAACAAAGAGTTGGATTGAAGGCCAATATACAAACTTCTTTCTAAGGTGAAATGGGACCAAACTTTGCAAAATATAGTGCATATTTATATGGGGTGTAGTGCTTGCTAGTCCAGTCACCATGCCACACAGATATGTCCTAGGACCAATTTCTTTTGAAGAGACTTAGCCTCCTTGAATAATTGAATCAACAGCCAAGCCAGAAAAGTTCTGTTAGGGACATCACCCATCCCAATGGATGCTTGGTACACACAGATAGTATAAGCAGGGCACCTGCTGCATTATAAATGAACACGGACAACATGTGCAGGAGACATGAGAAAgagcagtcaggaggctgagttgaTATAGACAACAGCAACTCCTGAAACCTGAATTTGCCAATCTGTATTGGTGCTTGGGTTATTTTTATAAGCTTGACATCATAGATGGCCCTGTAGGAAAGGGGGATCTGGCAGGTACTAAGTCAGTTACGGTAGGAACAACAGGTGTAGATGAACACATATAACTCAGTTTTATAGCATTCAGATCCCCTGGCAGATTTTCATGCATCATTCCATAGCCCACAGAGTCCTggaaaccaggaagcagaggccatgagcaAAGAGGGCTATCAACCTTCAGGTTCCACTAGACTATCTCTATTCCTTGGATTCATGTTAAATCTGGACACAAGAAGCTATTATGAGATGGAAAACAGGTAAAGCTACTGGCCttcctataaaaatattttggtacTCTGAATGCTGTACAGCCATGTGAGATTAGCTTCCATGTGTGGATGCTCAGATAGGACAAGAACATGTGCCAATCTGTTATTGACTAAGCAAGGCAGGTATCTTCATGGACAGatttcttcctgcattcagttccttcaaactatcattttatttattgtcagCTAAAATATTATTGTGGAAGCTGGCGATTCTGAGAGGCATTTCTGTCCATCAATTTAATATTAAGCATGCTCAGGGAATGTAATTCTAAAAAGAGCATGCTTAAAAGCTGGCCTACACCTATATGAAACTCTATGGACCCCATGAAGAAAACTGCTATGCTTCCTTTGCTAGGCAGTGAGTTAAAGCATCACTTTGGAAATAGCTCAATGCCTGCTTTGTCTAACTTATGTAATAAGTATTTATCCAATGTGTTATATTTTGcctgtttattttggcttaagcTCACTACGAGGTGGATTAAATACAATGAATTTCTATTGGTTAAACTGAAGAAGCCTGTCTCAGTAAGTATCTCAGACAGAGATAAAGCCAGGAAGGGAGACATCTCAGGAACCCAGATTTCAGCTCTTGATTAGCCTGATGGTCCTGAGAAATCTTTGTGGCCTTTCTGAATCATCAGATGTTTTTCCAATCTGGCCAGTGTTGTGGGACCCTTGAACCAACTCTTCAAAAGAGGTCTTAGAAGATTGGAAGAAACACTGGGTGTAATTTATAGCTATCTAAATTGCTAACCAGGGGCACCTCAGCTTGTAAAGCAACCCCATTTTGGTTGGTGATCGTTACAGAAATGATAGTACTTTGGTTTCCATGACTAAAACCACTTTTATCCCTAGATTCTTGCTCCCAACCCATAGATAGAGTTCTTAACTACAAGCATGCACTGTAGGCTTCTCAtcaatcacacatatacacataagaaaGGATTCCCTCTTCTGCCACATGGGCCTGATCTCAGAGCCTGTGTCATGCTgttctctgcctgtctgtctatggCATTCACAATCCTTTTAGCAAGGATTACTCAAACAACAATCTTCCCCAGTATGCTTCTAGAATCCCAGACCTGGGATCTTTCCTAATGGTACGGAGATGGAGTTTCTCATCCTATAGAGCTACAAAAAGGCATCTCAGGGGGAAAAGGCTGGGATCTGTGTTTGTTTTACTGATTAGATCATTTGTGCTTTCCATGTTCCAAAAACTTCCAGATGTGTGATTTTACAACTTATTTCTGTAAGCAGCCAAGTCAAAATTTCAGGTGAGtaaagaaaatagttttctaggatcacgcataatagtcttaatgtcctttatttatggctagaaaccaaatatgagtgagtacatcccatgttcctctttttgggtctggctcacctcactcaggatagtgttttctatttccgtccatttgcctgcaaaattcaggaagtcattgttttttactgctgagtagtactctaatatgtatatattccatactttcttcatccattcttccattgaagggcatctaggttgtttccaggttctggctattacatgcgcgatcctagagaagctaattaagaaggtgaacccaaagaaaaacatttaggcgatgaaaggagacagagacaaagacccacattggagccctggactgaaatctcaaggtccaaatcaagagcaggagacagagcacgagcaaggaactcaggacagcgaggggtgcacccacacactgagacaatggggatgtt
This window harbors:
- the LOC130886774 gene encoding interferon-inducible GTPase 1-like, with the protein product MGQLFSSSKDERHEDLASSFKEYFKKFKVGSKIIPQETIASIELSLSQGNMQGANSSITNALKEIDSTPLNVAVTGETGSGKSSFINVLRGVGHEDKNAAKIGVVETTMERHPYTHPNIPNVVFWDMPGIGTTNFPPKDYLEKMKFNEYDFFIIVSATRFKKNDIDLAKAISMMKKDFYFVRTKVDSDLKNEMEFKPRTFDRETVLQQIRSSCVRTFEENNVEVPPIFLISNKILSDYDFQILMDKIMNALPVHKRHNFMLSLPNITDAAIERKRQFLKQRICLEAFATDFLNMIPSLTLLMGKDVENLRKSMNYYRVVFGVDDASLEGLAEDWQVSVDQLKAKMKSPHVFETTKEETIQERLSRLYKEFCLTNLFAKNVYVKELFYLKFCFLDMVTDDANALLREICVKNNLVSD